A genomic segment from Nitratiruptor sp. YY08-10 encodes:
- a CDS encoding D-alanine--D-alanine ligase, whose product MQYAVLFGGKSYEHEISIVSAIAIKEILPNAIFIFLDSNRDFYLIEKANLKSNYFSSGDYKKSPKIEIKKGGFYQKSLLKEKKIAADVVVNLVHGADGEDGKLASLLEFFEIDYIGPRIEGSVISYSKLLTKHYAKECGIEVLPYQLLRKQDEKAIDFEYPIIIKPNHLGSSIGVSVVHDSSELEYALDVAFEFDDEVLIEPFIEGIEEYNLAGAKGERFHFSKIEAVKKEKLLDFEKKYLDFGRSGEVEDASLSETLRLQMQNAFEKIYDPLFLGAIIRIDFFVHDGKLYLNEINPVPGSLANYLFENFKTVLDDVSKHLPRSKNIVIDYRYINSIQSAKK is encoded by the coding sequence ATGCAGTATGCTGTATTGTTTGGCGGAAAAAGTTATGAACATGAGATTAGTATTGTCAGCGCAATTGCTATTAAGGAGATTTTGCCAAATGCCATTTTTATCTTTTTGGATAGCAATAGGGATTTTTATCTCATCGAGAAAGCGAATCTCAAATCCAACTATTTTAGTTCGGGCGATTATAAAAAATCACCAAAAATTGAGATCAAAAAAGGCGGTTTTTATCAAAAATCTCTTTTGAAAGAGAAAAAGATTGCTGCCGATGTTGTGGTCAATCTTGTTCATGGTGCCGATGGTGAGGATGGAAAGCTGGCTTCTTTGTTGGAATTTTTTGAAATCGACTATATAGGACCCAGGATAGAAGGAAGTGTGATAAGCTACAGTAAGCTTTTGACAAAGCACTATGCAAAAGAGTGTGGAATAGAAGTTTTGCCGTATCAGCTTCTAAGGAAGCAAGATGAAAAAGCAATAGATTTTGAATATCCTATCATCATCAAGCCGAACCATCTTGGAAGCAGCATCGGAGTGAGTGTGGTTCACGATAGTTCTGAGCTGGAATATGCACTGGATGTGGCCTTTGAGTTTGATGATGAGGTCTTGATAGAGCCATTTATTGAAGGGATCGAAGAGTATAACCTAGCTGGAGCGAAAGGAGAAAGATTTCACTTTTCCAAAATAGAGGCTGTAAAAAAAGAGAAATTGCTCGATTTTGAGAAAAAATATCTCGATTTTGGAAGAAGCGGAGAAGTCGAGGATGCTTCATTGAGTGAAACGCTACGTTTGCAGATGCAAAATGCCTTTGAAAAGATATACGATCCTCTCTTTTTAGGGGCAATTATTCGAATCGATTTTTTTGTTCATGATGGAAAGCTCTATCTCAACGAAATCAATCCGGTTCCAGGAAGCCTGGCAAACTATCTTTTTGAGAATTTCAAAACCGTTTTGGACGATGTTTCGAAGCATCTTCCAAGATCAAAAAATATTGTTATAGATTATCGATATATCAATTCCATTCAGTCAGCGAAAAAGTGA
- a CDS encoding di-trans,poly-cis-decaprenylcistransferase, with protein sequence MNRPRHIAIIMDGNGRWAQEKGLSRTKGHEKGAQVVRDITKFCTTHPEIEVLTLYAFSTENWKRPKQEVDFLMRLLDRWLQKELATYQENEIRFVVIGDISKFSKSLQQRIIKVQEATKSFTKLTQVLALNYGGRDEIIRACKRAAKDDCEIDEENFENYFDAKLGDVDMLIRTGGEKRISNFLLWRIAYAELFFTDTYWPDFTSQELAALIEQFKKRQRRFGGI encoded by the coding sequence ATGAATAGACCTAGACATATCGCTATCATTATGGATGGCAACGGACGCTGGGCTCAAGAAAAAGGTTTAAGTCGAACCAAAGGGCATGAAAAAGGAGCTCAGGTGGTTCGAGATATTACCAAATTTTGTACAACTCATCCAGAGATTGAGGTTTTAACCTTGTATGCTTTCAGTACAGAAAACTGGAAGCGACCCAAACAAGAGGTCGATTTTCTAATGCGACTTTTAGACAGATGGCTTCAAAAAGAACTTGCAACCTATCAAGAAAATGAGATCAGGTTTGTTGTTATAGGCGATATTTCCAAATTTTCAAAAAGTCTTCAACAAAGAATCATCAAAGTCCAAGAAGCAACCAAAAGTTTTACAAAATTGACACAGGTTTTAGCCCTCAATTACGGAGGAAGAGACGAGATCATCAGAGCTTGTAAACGTGCGGCAAAAGATGATTGTGAAATTGACGAAGAGAATTTCGAGAACTATTTTGATGCAAAACTGGGTGATGTGGATATGCTCATTCGAACCGGTGGTGAGAAGCGGATCTCAAACTTTCTACTTTGGAGAATCGCTTATGCGGAGCTCTTTTTTACAGATACCTACTGGCCCGATTTTACATCGCAAGAGCTTGCAGCACTCATAGAGCAATTCAAAAAACGCCAACGAAGGTTTGGAGGGATATGA
- the murJ gene encoding murein biosynthesis integral membrane protein MurJ, which produces MFTKIFTNSAGILFSRILGFIRDLLTASILGANIYSDIFFIAFKLPNLFRRIFAEGAFVQSFLPAYTHSRHKILFATAIFKRFFLILILFSLLVTIFSPFFTKLIAIGYDKHLIDLAAPYVAINFYYLDFIFCVTFLAALLQYKEHFATTAFSTALLNLSLIAALILFHSASKEKIVYAMSIAVLVGGLLQFAIHLYMSQKLGILPKFCKGFFVQKKDTIQKDLKNFTSNFFPAIWGNSTAQISAFLDTWLATFLQAGAISYLYYANRILQLPLALFAIATATALFPSVSKAIKNGDETKALVYLKKSFWLLLFVLGSSMIGGIILAKPIIWLLFERGSFTHQDTLQTAFVLQMYMIGLLPFGLSKLFSLWLYAHQQQKTAAKIATYSLITNMVLSLLLINFLGAAGLALASSISGFVLLFFNLRLFGKEKFAIVAKDSNGLFVTLAIIAQAILYTILLKVLDGYIR; this is translated from the coding sequence ATGTTTACAAAGATATTTACCAATAGTGCCGGCATACTATTCAGTAGAATTCTTGGATTCATCAGAGATCTCTTAACCGCTTCCATTTTGGGTGCGAACATATACAGCGATATCTTTTTTATCGCTTTCAAACTGCCAAATCTCTTTCGAAGAATTTTCGCCGAAGGTGCTTTCGTACAGAGCTTCTTGCCGGCCTACACCCATTCACGTCATAAAATCCTTTTTGCAACTGCCATTTTCAAGCGTTTTTTTCTCATTTTAATCCTATTTTCTTTACTTGTAACCATCTTTTCTCCTTTTTTTACGAAATTGATCGCCATAGGGTATGATAAGCATCTCATCGACTTGGCAGCCCCCTATGTAGCGATCAACTTCTATTATCTCGATTTTATCTTCTGTGTCACATTTTTGGCAGCTCTGCTGCAATACAAAGAACATTTCGCAACAACCGCATTTTCCACTGCTCTACTCAATCTCTCTTTGATTGCCGCTTTGATACTGTTTCATAGTGCATCCAAAGAAAAAATCGTTTATGCCATGAGCATTGCCGTTTTGGTAGGTGGATTGTTGCAGTTTGCCATCCATTTGTATATGAGCCAAAAGCTTGGTATCTTGCCAAAATTTTGCAAAGGTTTTTTTGTCCAAAAAAAAGATACCATCCAAAAGGATCTTAAAAACTTCACTTCCAACTTCTTTCCTGCCATCTGGGGCAATTCAACCGCTCAAATTTCAGCTTTTTTGGATACGTGGCTGGCTACCTTTTTGCAAGCTGGAGCCATCAGTTATCTCTACTACGCCAATAGAATCTTGCAACTTCCTTTGGCTCTTTTTGCTATTGCAACAGCCACTGCACTCTTTCCAAGCGTCTCCAAAGCGATTAAAAACGGTGACGAAACAAAAGCGCTTGTCTATCTCAAAAAGAGTTTTTGGCTCCTTCTTTTTGTGCTGGGGTCTTCTATGATCGGAGGTATCATTTTGGCAAAGCCGATTATTTGGCTTTTGTTCGAAAGAGGCAGTTTCACCCATCAAGATACGCTTCAAACCGCTTTTGTTCTACAGATGTACATGATCGGTCTGCTTCCTTTTGGCCTATCCAAACTGTTTTCTTTGTGGCTATATGCCCATCAACAGCAAAAAACAGCCGCCAAAATAGCAACATATTCACTTATTACCAATATGGTTTTGTCACTGCTTTTAATCAACTTTTTAGGAGCTGCGGGACTCGCTCTTGCTTCAAGTATTTCAGGTTTTGTGCTTCTTTTTTTCAATCTCAGACTCTTTGGAAAAGAAAAATTTGCGATAGTTGCCAAAGATTCAAATGGATTGTTTGTGACACTTGCTATAATTGCACAAGCTATTTTGTATACAATTTTACTAAAGGTCCTCGATGGTTATATACGATAG
- the glmU gene encoding bifunctional UDP-N-acetylglucosamine diphosphorylase/glucosamine-1-phosphate N-acetyltransferase GlmU, with translation MSLSVVILAAGQGTRMKSSLPKVLHTICGRPMIWHIIKEAQKISDDITVVLYHQAQIIKEYIQKEFEGVRFVLQDHANYPGTGGALRNISFSNEKILVLNGDMPLIQAKTLKNFISIDADIVLSVIRMEDPCGYGRVIIKNDEVEYIVEQKDANEEELLVCEVNAGVYLFKKEILERFLPMLSNENAQKEYYLTDIIALAKKEGFSIKPIFVPEDEFQGVNSKYDLANAEIVMQERIKKHWMQEGITMRLPHTIYIEVDVQFQGECEIENGVVLRGKTLIENSHIKALSVVENSTVRYSTIGPFARVRPQSMIQESHIGNFVEVKKSSLNGVKAGHLSYLGDAMIDEGTNIGAGTITCNYDGKAKYETIIGKNVFVGSDTQLVAPVKIEDDVLIAAGTTVTKDIPKGALAISRVPLKIVKDFYYKFFRKKDA, from the coding sequence ATGAGTCTTTCTGTCGTCATTTTGGCTGCGGGACAAGGAACCCGAATGAAAAGTTCTTTGCCCAAAGTTTTACACACTATCTGCGGTCGTCCTATGATATGGCATATTATCAAAGAAGCCCAAAAAATCAGTGACGACATCACTGTCGTTTTGTACCATCAAGCTCAGATCATCAAAGAGTATATTCAAAAAGAGTTTGAGGGCGTCCGTTTTGTACTACAAGATCATGCAAACTATCCCGGAACCGGCGGTGCCCTTCGAAATATCTCTTTTTCCAATGAAAAAATTCTTGTCCTGAATGGAGATATGCCGCTGATTCAAGCAAAAACGCTCAAAAATTTTATCTCTATCGATGCGGACATCGTTTTAAGTGTTATCCGTATGGAGGATCCATGCGGATACGGAAGAGTCATCATCAAAAACGATGAAGTGGAATATATCGTTGAACAAAAAGATGCCAATGAAGAGGAGCTTTTGGTTTGTGAGGTCAACGCAGGCGTCTATCTTTTCAAAAAAGAGATACTGGAACGGTTTTTGCCTATGCTTTCCAATGAGAATGCGCAAAAAGAGTACTATCTCACAGACATTATCGCTTTGGCAAAAAAAGAGGGCTTTTCTATTAAACCCATTTTCGTTCCAGAAGATGAATTTCAAGGCGTCAACTCAAAGTATGATTTGGCAAACGCGGAAATTGTGATGCAAGAGCGTATCAAGAAACACTGGATGCAAGAAGGCATCACCATGCGCCTTCCGCATACAATCTACATTGAAGTGGATGTCCAGTTTCAAGGAGAATGCGAAATAGAAAACGGCGTTGTTCTGCGTGGCAAAACCCTTATAGAAAACTCTCATATAAAAGCCCTCAGCGTTGTCGAAAACAGTACCGTTCGCTACTCCACAATCGGTCCATTCGCTAGAGTTCGGCCACAAAGCATGATACAAGAGAGCCATATCGGCAATTTCGTGGAAGTGAAAAAAAGTAGTCTCAATGGTGTCAAAGCCGGACATTTGAGTTATCTTGGAGACGCGATGATTGATGAGGGAACCAATATAGGTGCCGGTACGATCACTTGCAATTACGATGGCAAAGCAAAATATGAAACGATTATCGGCAAAAATGTATTCGTTGGCAGCGATACACAACTCGTCGCGCCCGTGAAAATAGAAGATGATGTACTCATAGCAGCTGGAACGACTGTTACAAAGGATATTCCAAAAGGCGCTTTGGCGATAAGCAGAGTGCCACTGAAAATCGTGAAAGATTTTTACTACAAATTTTTTAGGAAAAAAGATGCTTGA
- the coaBC gene encoding bifunctional phosphopantothenoylcysteine decarboxylase/phosphopantothenate--cysteine ligase CoaBC translates to MLENRNILLGVSASISIYKAVELLRRFKKAGANVKVIMTPSSKKFITPLTFEAAGSQKVLCEENEDWTNRNNHIHVTEDYELFVIAPATANTINKLSNGIADNLLTQTALAFDGPKIIAPAMNTKMYNNQFTQASFKLLKLNGYTIIEPQTKELACGTEGEGALAEIEDIFYEGARALLKDPFWEDRYVIVTGGGTKEHIDDVRSITNESSGKQACALATALYLKGAKVELITTKPCENLPKGIDLFACETAQEMYELVQERIKVAKRGIVKKPDLINDLTQPQLITKKPYLFMAAAVSDYRPKYPQKGKLKKEQLGKEWCLELEENIDILQSIDKEGIIVIGFKAETDEKEALENAQKMLVKKGVDAVCLNIVKHTTAFGSDMNQIVFITKDKAVQSPLKSKLELSLDLATLAKALDE, encoded by the coding sequence ATGCTTGAAAATAGAAATATTTTACTGGGAGTAAGTGCCAGTATCTCCATCTATAAAGCGGTAGAGCTTCTGAGACGGTTCAAAAAGGCTGGTGCGAATGTCAAAGTGATTATGACTCCCTCGTCAAAAAAGTTTATCACGCCCCTCACCTTTGAAGCTGCCGGAAGCCAAAAAGTTCTGTGCGAAGAGAACGAAGACTGGACCAATAGAAACAACCATATCCATGTTACCGAGGATTACGAACTTTTTGTCATCGCTCCGGCAACGGCAAACACCATCAATAAACTCAGTAACGGCATAGCAGACAATCTTTTGACCCAAACGGCTCTCGCATTTGATGGTCCTAAAATTATAGCTCCTGCCATGAATACGAAAATGTACAATAATCAGTTCACCCAGGCCAGTTTCAAACTGCTCAAGCTCAATGGATACACTATCATAGAGCCTCAGACAAAAGAGCTCGCATGTGGCACGGAAGGTGAAGGTGCTCTGGCTGAGATAGAGGATATTTTTTATGAGGGAGCTAGAGCGTTATTGAAAGATCCTTTTTGGGAGGATCGCTACGTGATTGTAACAGGTGGAGGAACGAAAGAGCACATAGATGATGTTCGATCCATTACGAATGAATCGAGCGGAAAACAGGCGTGTGCCCTTGCAACAGCGCTGTATCTCAAAGGGGCAAAAGTAGAACTTATCACGACAAAACCGTGCGAAAATTTACCAAAGGGGATCGATCTATTTGCGTGTGAAACAGCACAGGAGATGTATGAACTTGTGCAAGAACGCATCAAAGTAGCCAAACGGGGCATCGTCAAAAAACCCGACCTCATCAACGATCTCACGCAACCACAGCTTATCACAAAAAAGCCATATCTCTTCATGGCGGCCGCAGTAAGCGACTATAGGCCCAAATATCCTCAAAAAGGAAAACTCAAAAAAGAACAGCTTGGTAAAGAGTGGTGCCTGGAACTTGAAGAAAATATCGATATCTTACAGTCTATCGATAAAGAAGGGATCATCGTAATCGGATTCAAAGCAGAAACCGATGAAAAAGAGGCTTTGGAAAACGCTCAAAAAATGCTTGTAAAAAAAGGGGTTGATGCGGTTTGTCTCAATATCGTCAAGCATACAACCGCTTTTGGAAGTGACATGAACCAAATCGTATTTATTACGAAAGACAAGGCAGTCCAGAGTCCCTTAAAATCAAAACTTGAACTCTCACTTGATCTTGCTACACTAGCAAAGGCGCTGGATGAATAG
- a CDS encoding ABC transporter ATP-binding protein gives MIKILKRFAPFLLQYKLQFFIAILGMIAAAIGTSASAYIVKPVLDDIFINKNEQMLSILPWVVIFLYFLKGAGRFTQVYFTEYIGQDVIRKIRDQMLDSILAMHIGYFIKQPSGELISRLTNDINRIKNVVANMIPDFLRETITIIALVGVVIYQSPKLALYFLFIMPLAMWPLSKLAKRMKKISHQSQEKIADLTTHLTEIFNNIELIKAEAREEEELHRFKKHNLDFFKLSLKQVKTNELVSPLMEVLGALIIALVIYTGGHEVIEGHMTTGEFFSFMTALFMLYTPIKHVSKLYNSIQDALAASERIFSIIDLQPQIRSGHKPFPPHPKTLCFEHVTLTYDDKVVLKDVHFCCKKDHITAIVGDSGSGKSSLVNLLVRFYDPISGRVVIDGIDIKEFDILSLRKNIALVTQRVYLFQASIAENVGGSSFDETRVIEALKQANAWEFVQNLPEGIHTKLDENGMNLSGGQRQRLAIARALYKNPSIMIFDEATSALDPVSEQQIFQTIQKISLNRIVILISHNVRSLTFCDTIVVMKDGKNICQGSPKTLQTCDEYRRLLMKSEGDR, from the coding sequence TTGATCAAAATATTGAAGCGCTTCGCTCCCTTTTTACTCCAATATAAACTGCAGTTTTTCATAGCGATCCTCGGCATGATCGCTGCTGCCATCGGAACCAGCGCTTCAGCATATATCGTAAAACCTGTACTGGATGATATTTTCATCAATAAAAACGAGCAAATGCTGAGTATCCTGCCATGGGTTGTCATATTTTTGTACTTTCTCAAAGGAGCGGGCCGATTTACTCAGGTCTATTTTACTGAGTATATCGGTCAAGATGTCATACGAAAGATACGCGATCAGATGCTTGACTCCATCCTCGCCATGCATATAGGCTACTTTATCAAGCAGCCATCCGGTGAACTGATCAGCCGGCTTACCAACGATATCAATCGTATCAAAAACGTCGTTGCAAATATGATTCCCGACTTTCTTCGTGAGACTATCACCATCATAGCCCTTGTAGGTGTAGTGATTTATCAAAGTCCAAAACTTGCTCTATACTTTCTTTTCATCATGCCGCTTGCGATGTGGCCTTTGAGTAAATTGGCCAAAAGAATGAAAAAGATCTCCCATCAATCCCAAGAAAAGATAGCAGATCTCACCACCCATCTTACCGAGATTTTCAACAATATCGAACTTATCAAAGCGGAAGCGAGAGAAGAAGAGGAGCTGCACAGATTTAAAAAACACAACCTCGATTTTTTTAAACTCTCGCTCAAACAGGTCAAAACAAATGAGCTTGTATCTCCTTTGATGGAGGTTCTTGGCGCACTGATCATCGCCCTTGTTATCTATACAGGAGGGCATGAAGTCATCGAAGGCCATATGACAACAGGGGAGTTTTTCTCATTTATGACAGCTCTTTTTATGCTCTATACCCCTATCAAACATGTCTCAAAGCTGTATAACTCCATCCAAGATGCATTGGCAGCTTCTGAGAGAATATTTTCTATCATCGACCTACAACCCCAAATCAGAAGTGGACACAAACCTTTTCCACCACATCCAAAAACACTCTGTTTTGAGCATGTAACATTAACGTATGACGACAAAGTGGTATTAAAAGATGTCCATTTTTGCTGTAAAAAAGATCATATAACCGCAATCGTGGGTGATAGCGGCAGCGGAAAGAGCTCTTTGGTCAATCTCTTGGTTCGATTTTATGATCCGATATCTGGAAGAGTGGTTATAGACGGTATCGACATAAAAGAGTTTGATATTTTGAGCCTTCGAAAAAATATCGCTTTAGTGACGCAGAGAGTCTATCTTTTTCAAGCCTCTATTGCTGAAAATGTTGGGGGGAGTTCATTTGATGAAACCCGTGTCATTGAGGCGCTCAAACAAGCAAACGCATGGGAGTTTGTCCAAAATCTTCCTGAAGGCATTCACACAAAACTCGATGAAAATGGTATGAATCTCAGTGGTGGACAGCGTCAGCGACTTGCCATTGCAAGGGCACTCTATAAAAATCCATCCATCATGATTTTTGACGAAGCCACCAGTGCACTGGATCCAGTAAGCGAACAGCAGATTTTTCAAACGATCCAAAAAATTTCCTTAAATCGAATCGTGATTCTTATTTCACACAATGTCCGATCCCTCACCTTTTGCGATACAATTGTAGTTATGAAAGATGGAAAAAATATTTGTCAAGGTTCTCCTAAAACGTTGCAAACATGTGATGAATATCGAAGACTTCTTATGAAAAGTGAAGGAGATAGATGA
- the cysS gene encoding cysteine--tRNA ligase — MVIYDSSKKEYCSLEPLKNRHIKVYVCGPTVYDDAHLGHARSAIAFDLLRRTLNALGYKTTFMKNFTDIDDKIIKKINETGKSLQEITSYYIQRYLEDMEALGVQRADIEPKATQNLDAMIDMIERLLQKGCAYQTPNGDIYFDTSKDEKYCTLSHKCDEQNLSRIEPNPDKKNPADFALWKRCKGEEDVCFDSPFGKGRPGWHIECSAMIDKHLAYHDTPFQIDIHAGGADLLFPHHENEAAQTRCACNQELSKYWMHNGFVTISGEKMSKSLGNSFFIKDALKVYDGEILRFYLLSTHYRSDLNFNEEDLLASKKRLDKLYRLKKRIYGVQPSQPHKEFVDELLQALSQDLNISKTLAVIDQFIAYANEYLDTNPKDKAFKKQIVANIEYISKLLGIGHKDAYSYFQLGISEEEKQKIEELIQKRTMAKKEKNFQLADSIREELRSMGIAIMDTPQGTLWEKI, encoded by the coding sequence ATGGTTATATACGATAGTTCCAAAAAAGAGTACTGCTCCCTTGAACCACTCAAAAACCGCCACATCAAGGTCTATGTCTGCGGACCAACAGTCTATGATGATGCCCATTTAGGTCATGCACGAAGCGCAATTGCATTTGATCTGCTTAGACGCACATTAAACGCTTTGGGCTACAAAACCACATTTATGAAAAACTTTACCGATATTGATGACAAAATCATCAAAAAAATAAATGAAACCGGAAAATCTTTGCAAGAGATCACAAGCTATTACATTCAGCGCTATTTAGAAGATATGGAGGCTCTTGGCGTTCAAAGAGCCGATATCGAGCCAAAAGCCACCCAAAATCTGGATGCCATGATCGATATGATTGAGCGTCTTTTACAAAAAGGGTGCGCCTACCAAACACCGAATGGTGATATATATTTTGATACATCAAAAGATGAAAAGTACTGCACATTAAGCCATAAATGCGATGAGCAGAATTTGAGCCGTATCGAACCCAATCCCGATAAGAAAAATCCAGCCGATTTTGCACTGTGGAAAAGATGCAAAGGCGAAGAGGATGTCTGTTTCGATTCACCTTTTGGCAAAGGAAGACCAGGATGGCATATCGAGTGTTCAGCCATGATCGATAAACATCTTGCCTACCATGATACCCCTTTTCAGATCGACATCCACGCCGGAGGAGCGGATCTTCTTTTTCCTCATCATGAGAATGAAGCGGCACAGACACGGTGTGCTTGTAACCAAGAACTATCAAAATACTGGATGCATAACGGATTTGTCACCATCAGTGGTGAAAAAATGAGCAAATCTCTTGGCAACAGTTTCTTTATCAAAGATGCTTTGAAGGTATATGACGGAGAGATTTTGAGATTCTATCTTCTTTCCACCCATTACAGGTCCGATCTCAATTTTAATGAAGAGGACCTCCTTGCTTCCAAAAAGCGGCTGGATAAACTCTACAGACTCAAAAAAAGGATTTATGGAGTGCAGCCCTCCCAACCTCACAAAGAGTTTGTCGATGAACTGCTGCAAGCACTGAGTCAAGACCTCAATATTTCAAAAACCTTGGCTGTTATCGATCAGTTTATCGCTTATGCCAACGAATATCTGGATACAAATCCGAAGGATAAAGCTTTTAAAAAACAGATCGTTGCCAATATAGAGTATATCTCCAAACTGTTAGGCATTGGCCACAAAGATGCGTATAGCTATTTTCAGCTTGGAATAAGCGAAGAAGAGAAGCAAAAAATCGAAGAGCTTATTCAAAAGCGAACAATGGCAAAAAAAGAGAAAAATTTTCAACTGGCTGACAGTATCAGAGAGGAGCTTCGCTCAATGGGTATCGCGATCATGGATACACCTCAAGGGACACTCTGGGAGAAAATTTGA
- the ruvA gene encoding Holliday junction branch migration protein RuvA — protein sequence MIVGLVGEVVRKEPTSLHIEVHGVVYEVFISLNASAAIDKKQIRLHTTHIIREESESLYGFVDINEKKMFDRLIKLNGVGPKVAIAICSTFKPEEFVQIVQQKNVAMLKKVPGIGPKSAQRILVELGEFDISESNVASSAFQEASMALQSLGFKKEQIQKALQECTATDTASLVKEALKKIQKL from the coding sequence ATGATTGTTGGACTTGTGGGAGAAGTAGTTAGAAAAGAACCCACCTCTTTGCATATCGAAGTGCATGGTGTTGTGTATGAAGTGTTTATCTCTTTAAATGCAAGTGCTGCAATAGACAAGAAACAGATTCGCCTCCATACGACTCATATCATCAGAGAAGAGAGTGAAAGTCTCTACGGATTTGTGGATATCAATGAAAAGAAGATGTTTGACAGACTCATCAAACTTAACGGTGTTGGACCAAAGGTTGCTATCGCTATCTGTTCCACCTTCAAGCCTGAGGAGTTTGTCCAAATTGTCCAGCAAAAAAATGTTGCGATGCTCAAAAAAGTTCCTGGAATTGGACCAAAGAGTGCGCAAAGGATTCTCGTTGAACTTGGCGAGTTCGACATCTCTGAATCCAATGTTGCTTCCAGCGCTTTTCAGGAAGCCTCTATGGCTCTGCAAAGCCTTGGGTTTAAAAAAGAGCAGATTCAAAAAGCATTACAAGAGTGCACGGCGACAGATACGGCAAGCTTGGTCAAAGAGGCACTGAAAAAAATTCAAAAACTGTAG
- a CDS encoding MFS transporter: MNYAKNNLKNVLHGFFLAIALGVADPATTLPLIIHHFSSDVTIVGYYTSLLRGGAILVQLFAAFYAQSFALVMPYLKRVFLTRFLSWLSIGLVLYFIGDKNPTLTLLLIALFLFIFSFSAGFGSIYFNEILAKVFDQNTRGKSMANRQFFAAIGSILSGIAAGFILQHYPVPVSYAYLFIISAFLMAIGLIAFSTIKEPVKENITKRENSFGAFLKNAFVLLRNDKRLQRQIFTVLLSYSFLFSFAYVILQAKEHIHLSGFLIGGFIVIQMSGALLGNIIYKKMSPAYKQIMILAFVLSILAFFILLLSHHTFSYITAFFLLGMAIDGFRIASINLLIHIAPESKRPVYIALQNNLTSIGLFFAIPGGFILKFFGYEILYTFTIIMLLLGLLFATTLQEH, from the coding sequence ATGAACTATGCAAAGAATAATCTCAAAAACGTCCTACACGGTTTTTTCCTCGCCATCGCTTTGGGTGTGGCAGACCCGGCAACCACACTGCCACTTATTATCCACCATTTTAGTTCTGATGTTACGATTGTAGGATACTACACTTCACTCTTGCGCGGTGGTGCCATTTTGGTTCAACTTTTCGCAGCCTTTTATGCACAAAGTTTCGCTCTTGTGATGCCCTATCTCAAAAGAGTCTTTCTTACAAGATTTCTCAGTTGGCTCAGTATCGGACTTGTGCTTTATTTCATCGGAGACAAAAATCCAACACTAACGCTTCTTCTCATCGCTCTTTTTCTGTTCATTTTCAGTTTTTCAGCCGGTTTTGGAAGTATCTATTTCAATGAGATTTTAGCAAAAGTTTTTGATCAAAATACAAGAGGAAAATCGATGGCAAACAGACAGTTTTTTGCTGCTATCGGTTCGATCCTAAGCGGTATTGCCGCAGGATTTATCTTGCAGCACTACCCGGTACCTGTGAGTTACGCCTATCTTTTTATTATCAGTGCATTTTTGATGGCTATAGGATTGATCGCGTTTTCTACCATCAAAGAGCCTGTCAAAGAAAATATCACGAAACGGGAAAATAGTTTTGGAGCATTTTTGAAAAACGCTTTTGTGCTTTTACGAAACGATAAAAGACTGCAGCGCCAAATCTTCACAGTATTACTTAGCTACTCCTTTTTGTTCTCATTTGCATACGTCATTTTGCAAGCAAAAGAGCATATCCACTTAAGCGGATTTCTCATAGGCGGATTTATCGTTATCCAGATGAGTGGTGCCCTTCTTGGAAACATCATCTACAAAAAGATGTCGCCAGCATACAAGCAAATAATGATACTTGCTTTTGTACTCTCTATTCTTGCTTTTTTCATACTGCTTCTTTCCCATCATACTTTCAGTTACATTACAGCCTTTTTTCTGCTTGGCATGGCAATAGACGGATTTCGCATCGCTTCTATCAATCTTTTGATCCATATCGCTCCCGAATCAAAACGCCCCGTCTATATCGCCTTGCAAAACAATCTCACTTCCATCGGTCTCTTTTTTGCAATTCCCGGCGGCTTCATTCTCAAATTTTTCGGCTATGAGATACTCTACACTTTTACGATCATTATGCTTCTATTAGGACTTCTTTTTGCCACCACTTTACAAGAGCATTGA